The Abditibacteriaceae bacterium genome includes a region encoding these proteins:
- a CDS encoding GDP-mannose 4,6-dehydratase encodes MNTSFWTHRPVLVTGATGLIGGWMVRRLLAEGAEVVCLVRDDVPHSELVRSGLIEKVVRVRGDVRDGALLERILAEYEIQTVMHLAAQTIVGTANRHPVATFEINVQGTWNLLEACRRNGRISEVLIASSDKAYGAHDVLPYTENAPLQGKHPYDVSKSCADLIAQTYAHTYDLPVGITRCGNFYGGGDLNWNRIVPGTIRSFLHGEAPVIRSDGQFVRDYLYVEDGVDAYFTFAEQLAQKPELRGRAFNFSNELQITVIELVEKIRAAMNSDLQPEVRNEASNEIREQFLDATEAREQLGWKAQHNIDDGLEKTIAWYRTFFQ; translated from the coding sequence GTGAATACTTCTTTCTGGACGCATCGACCAGTTTTAGTTACGGGCGCGACAGGTCTTATCGGTGGTTGGATGGTTCGCCGCTTGTTGGCGGAGGGCGCGGAAGTTGTGTGCCTCGTGCGCGACGATGTGCCACATTCGGAACTCGTGCGTTCGGGCCTTATCGAAAAGGTCGTGCGCGTGCGTGGCGATGTGCGCGATGGTGCGCTTCTCGAACGCATTCTCGCCGAATACGAAATTCAAACCGTAATGCATCTCGCGGCGCAAACGATTGTTGGTACCGCGAACCGACATCCCGTCGCGACCTTTGAAATCAACGTGCAGGGAACCTGGAATCTGCTTGAGGCCTGCCGCCGCAACGGGCGCATTTCGGAAGTTTTGATCGCCTCGAGTGATAAAGCCTACGGCGCGCACGACGTTCTGCCTTACACCGAAAACGCGCCGTTGCAGGGCAAGCATCCGTATGATGTATCCAAAAGCTGCGCTGATTTAATTGCGCAAACTTACGCGCACACCTACGACTTGCCGGTTGGCATCACGCGCTGCGGCAATTTTTACGGCGGCGGCGACCTCAACTGGAATCGCATTGTGCCCGGCACGATTCGCTCATTTTTGCATGGAGAAGCGCCGGTCATTCGCAGCGACGGCCAGTTTGTGCGCGATTACCTTTATGTCGAAGACGGCGTCGATGCATATTTCACTTTTGCCGAGCAGCTTGCGCAAAAGCCCGAACTGCGTGGTCGCGCGTTCAACTTTTCGAACGAACTGCAAATTACGGTTATTGAATTGGTCGAAAAGATTCGCGCCGCAATGAATTCTGACTTGCAGCCCGAAGTGCGCAATGAAGCGAGCAACGAAATCCGCGAGCAGTTCCTCGATGCGACAGAGGCGCGCGAGCAGCTCGGCTGGAAGGCGCAGCATAACATTGACGACGGCCTTGAAAAGACAATTGCGTGGTATCGCACGTTCTTTCAATGA